The following DNA comes from Nitrospirota bacterium.
TGAAAGGGATCAGTCTTGCCGTTGGAACCCATCTGGTAAACCTGAACCGGACAGATGTTCACACATTCTCCACAGCCGGTGCAGCAATCCATGTTGACATTGACTAAATACATTGCAACCTCCTCATAATAGTGTATTAATCGACAGGTGTTACCACTGCCATAACTACAAGTTTGCTGTTCTTGTCAGCCCTAAATCCGTGTTGCACCATAGGATCACAGAGAAGGCAGGTCTTTTCGTCGGCCTCAACTTCTTCTTCTCCTATAATAAACGTTCCTTTGCCTTCAACGCAATACATAAGCAGCCTCATTGGAGCCTTGTGCGGTTTTAGTTCCTGCCCTGACTCCAGGCACATGAGCGCAACCCTCATTTCCGGTTTGTCGGAAAGCATTTCCCTGCCGATCTTGTCAGGATAGAACGTAATGAGTTTTTTGAGATCAAGTATTTCCATGGTAGCCTCCTTTTCTGGTATTATTGCACAGGATCTGCCGGAAGGCTATGACTCATATCATACGGGAACATATACTCAGCAAATGAAATATTTTCACCTCATAGAGACGACCCCGAACGGGCTCAAGACTGTGAAGACCTTATTTGAAGCTATGAATGCTGACTGCAGGGTGTTTAATTCAGTTGAGGACGCGCTTGGTTCCGGCAAAATGCCTGATATGGTAATTCTTCTTGCCCAAAGGGAAGAGGAGGGTTATAGGAAAGATGTCCGCATGCTTTCATTGAATAGCAGTTATGGGAAAGTTCCGAGAGTA
Coding sequences within:
- a CDS encoding cupin domain-containing protein yields the protein MEILDLKKLITFYPDKIGREMLSDKPEMRVALMCLESGQELKPHKAPMRLLMYCVEGKGTFIIGEEEVEADEKTCLLCDPMVQHGFRADKNSKLVVMAVVTPVD
- a CDS encoding 4Fe-4S dicluster domain-containing protein is translated as MYLVNVNMDCCTGCGECVNICPVQVYQMGSNGKTDPFQAGECVGCMSCVEVCPDKCIEIKEM